The Methanobacterium sp. genome includes the window CTTTGAAAAATTAACAGATTTAAATAGAAAGGAACGAACAGGAGTCCCGCCGCTTATACATCTTGAAAAAGGAGTTTTAATTGGATCAATATCGCCTTATATCAGGACTTCTCTTTTTAAAGAGTGGGATGTTTGTATAACGCTTGAAATTCCCTGTAAACCAGCAAAAGAATCTATGGATGTTTATTTAAAGGTAATTAAAGCAGTTGCAACATCAAATGATAAACATGAACTGCTGGATAAATTGCGGGCTGATTATCCTAAACAGGTTGAAACAGCTGCCAGATATGCTGTGGAGCTTTATTGGGATAATTATCCTCCTCTATAAAAACCATTGGAAACCTAACCAAACCATTGTTCAAGGCTTTTTTGAGCAGGGTTCAACTTTTTAAGCTTATCCAGTGCTCCCTCAACACGATCAACTGAAAAATCATGTTTTTTGCATAAAAAATCAATTACTCCTTCTTTATCTACCTTTTTCCATCTGATTTCATAATCTTCAATGAAATCATGGTCTAAAAAGATATCTCTAACTTCCCTGGGATCAACATCCATTTCAGTTTTAAGATGATCTAAAACACTGTAAACATCGCCATGTTTTTTAATTAAATTCCGTCCTTTTTTAGGTCCAATTCCCTTTATTCCCTCATTAAAATCAGTCCCAACAAGGATTGCAACATCAATTAGCTGTTTACGTGTTAGTCCGTTATTTTCTAAAACTTCTTTGAGGTAAATCATCTCTAAACGATATCTTTGGCCACGTGCAGCCAGGTTCTTGAGCATTCTCGGTGCACCGAAGAGTAGACAGTCATAATCCTGTGAAGCAACGCACCATGCATCTCCTTTACATACCATATATGATGCCTGGGCTTCTCCTTCAGATTTAGCCAGAATATAGGGAATTCCCATTAATTCAAGCAGGTTTTTGGATCCTTCAATGATTTCTGCAGATATTCTGGATGATCGAACTGCAAATTTACGTGCATCTTCAATTCTCCCCTCTTCAATGGCTTCCTTCCATTTTAATTCAGCTTCTTCCCTTATCTGCCGTCTTTCAGTCTGAGTGTTCTTTTTTAAAAGGTGAGGTTTTCCATCGAAAATATAGACGGGTTTAATTCCCTTATCAACAAGTGATGAAGTCCTGTAAAGAATGCCGCTTAAGTGAGAGGTGATGTTTCCCTCGTGATCCATTAAAGGTGTTCCGTCAGCCTGTCTTATACTTGATAAAAACTGA containing:
- a CDS encoding DUF2119 domain-containing protein; translation: MTYFKEIKKGDEPVRLFMGGVHGKEGLTTIEALSQISKEDVKSGSLTIYNFDESQYVSTIDRHYYNTELGRKIITIIRDLKPEMYVELHCYNSNSFEKLTDLNRKERTGVPPLIHLEKGVLIGSISPYIRTSLFKEWDVCITLEIPCKPAKESMDVYLKVIKAVATSNDKHELLDKLRADYPKQVETAARYAVELYWDNYPPL
- the fen gene encoding flap endonuclease-1; amino-acid sequence: MGLKFKDIVSSHEIKLNDLKGKIVALDASNTIYQFLSSIRQADGTPLMDHEGNITSHLSGILYRTSSLVDKGIKPVYIFDGKPHLLKKNTQTERRQIREEAELKWKEAIEEGRIEDARKFAVRSSRISAEIIEGSKNLLELMGIPYILAKSEGEAQASYMVCKGDAWCVASQDYDCLLFGAPRMLKNLAARGQRYRLEMIYLKEVLENNGLTRKQLIDVAILVGTDFNEGIKGIGPKKGRNLIKKHGDVYSVLDHLKTEMDVDPREVRDIFLDHDFIEDYEIRWKKVDKEGVIDFLCKKHDFSVDRVEGALDKLKKLNPAQKSLEQWFG